The stretch of DNA TGGTACCTGCTGGTCCACACGGTCTGCGAGAAGCTTGGCGACGACTATCGGTGCGGCGTCTACGAGACGCGCCCGCAGATCTGCCGCGACTACACGTTCGACAACTGCGAGTACGACGAGGACTGGACCTACGACTTCTACCTCGAAACGCACGAGCAGGTCTGGGAGTTCACCGAAGCCAACTTCCAAGAGAAAGGCAAGAACATCCGCTCCCGCCGCCCGAACCCGCTGGCTGTCCTCGCCTAGTCTCTTCTGAGCCGCGCTCGTTAGGGAGCGGAGTTTAGGAGAAGGAGATAGGGGGATGTTGGTGATAGGGGGGATCGCAGGCGCGCGGTGGCGATCCCTCTTGCTTCTATGCGAGAGAGTCGCAGTGAGTCTTGCGTTATTCATTGGGAGGTAAACTCGCCAGCCGCGTAGCGGCTGCCCGTTCATCCCTAACAAGCCCCACGATCAACTCCTCACGTCGCATCCCTCCGCTCCACAAAGCACAACAGCCCGCACGCTTGCGATCCCCCCTATCACCAACATCCCCCTTATCTCCTTTCCTACTTACGACGCCACCAAAGTGACGAAGCCCCAACGTATCGAGCCGCGTACCCTCAAGGGCTTTCGGGACTATCCCCCCGAGGTGATGATCCCGCGCGAGCGGCTCATGGAAACCGCCCGGAAGGTCTACCGCTCGTACGGCTACGCGCCGATCGATACGCCGGCTTTGGAGTACCTCGAGATCCTCACCGGCAAGGGCTCGGACGAGACCGACAAGCAGCTCTATCGCTTCAAGGACCACGGCGGCCGCGATGT from Botrimarina mediterranea encodes:
- a CDS encoding YkgJ family cysteine cluster protein, with translation MSTLPAFGTTKIRREDLPKGGNLCEYCTAKCCHYIAVPYETPTEAADMEFIRWIVLHHNSTFFREDEDWYLLVHTVCEKLGDDYRCGVYETRPQICRDYTFDNCEYDEDWTYDFYLETHEQVWEFTEANFQEKGKNIRSRRPNPLAVLA